The DNA sequence GGAGTCCATGATGCGGGGACAGTGGCCAAACTGGGTCGGCCTAGGAGAGTTGTGGCTGACGAAGTTGTGTTATAATCTGCCAAAAAGCTTTGAGCCAGACTGACAATTGCATGAGTTTGATTGGATGGTTGACCTTTGAGAGCTTTGTTCCTATTAAACCAAATAAACCAAGCAATACACAGAAAAAGGTCTACATCTTTCTTGGGAAAAGATGTGTAAATTTCGTGAGCTAAATCATGAAACAAAATTTCAGAAGAGCAGGAAAAAATATAAGGGTGAAAATGTGTACCTTTCCAGACTTTTCGGACACTCTGACAGTAGAACAGCGCATGTGACACCGATTCTTCATGGTTTCCACAACGGCTACAACCCGGGGATTGAATGATTTTCCTAAGGGCTAGGTTTTTTGCAGTGGGGAGGCTTTGGTTTGAACGATGAGGCAAAGTCTTTTTCTTTAAAGGTTGATAATGTGTCAAATTTATTTCACCTGAGTTGTGTTAAATTTAACACAACATAATAGTATTGTCTCAAATTTAATAcacaataaatatgtaattttttaattacatttttatcATTAATCATTACTAATACATTTTAACTATAATATTGCTATTAataactttttaaatatttaatttatgaataatcattaatgatattttattcTTTGTTCAAATACTGTTGTTCAAATAATCAATCATGGTATTTACTCTGTGTGAACATTACAACTATATGTGCAGAATCAAatcaaataaaacttaaataataaataattagcaatgaCAATATTCATCACTTCACAGATTATAATAAGAGATTAAAAATAGGAATGAACATAGTATTAAAACCAAAAATGATTAaagtaataaaacaataaaatcaacACCAAGATATACTTGCTCAAGTCTAATAGATCGATGTGATCTATGGCTCTACTCCAGTTATGGAACACCACCGAAATCTTCTTTATTGATTAAGCAAGAACATGGTACATTACATTCGTGATCGATTCTCTGTTGAGCTCTCTCAAAGTGTTTATCTTTCACACTCACCTAAAAATCtcctttatcaaaaaaaaaatctcatttatCTATAGAAGATTCTTCATACAAAACCTAAATccaatctctctcttttctctgtaCTTATCTCTCTCTACCTCTCAATCTTTCTCTCTCAAGATCGCCTTTCAAAACTCGTCTAAACCTATTGTGTTTTCATCGTCTCTAAATTGATAACTGTTGGTGGTATTTATAGTTCTACGATATGGATCTTAAAGTCGGTGGTTGCATCTGTTaagttgttaagttagttacgATGAAACAAACTTAACAAACTCTTCGTAACAATATCTCCATGTCAGCACAAGAAGAAGTGCTTTCGAATAAGACGTACGCttcctagaaaaaaaaaaccaaagcgTAGGCGAAAGGAACTTCCCAAGTATAGGAAAGATGCCAGCTGGAGTCCACTATTCAGAACTCCCTTCCTAGAGGGAACAACTACCCAACCGAAACTCATTTCCAGAGGAAGACTAACTTTCCTGAAGACTCCTTTTATGTGAACATGATAGGTATCTGGGAACACTCTTATGGATGTATCAATCCAGAAGACTTCTTCCAGATTGACAAGTTGGACTTTCGAGAATGTCCTTCCAGATGCCATTTGACTTTCCATAACCAAAACAACTTTTGGAGATCTTTTTATTTAGAGGAACTATATCACATACTCTTTGTTATTTCACAATAACAAATATTATAACAAATATAGTATTGATTCATATTTTGAGTcaaatttagtataaattatacACCGTATATTAGAGATGGAACGCCTTAAACTTGGTATCATTCACAACCTACATGTTTCGTGTGTAAGAAGCAAAACAAATTTAACACTATATTTGGTAGAGAAAATGATAAATGGAGGGGAGAGAGATGATTTTTTAATAACCTCAGCTTTATTAAAATTAGAGCAAATCGCTCATAACCATAAAAAACAATTCAAAAGTGACATCCCCCTACCAAATTCACAATCAACATAACATCGAAAATTCTTAGCAAGAAAATGTGTAGTTCAACTTTAGCAAAATGTAAATAACTATTACTTTAAGGTAGCGTTTGGTTGTGAGGAATTAAAATATAAGTataggaatgagaatgagaattggaataagaatggaatggaataaaatttaaaatgtataaaaaaattgataaaaaaaattattaaattatttcaaatCTTGCATTGGAATAACATTTCCTttatttcaaaatggaatagtcattccactaaAATGATCGAAAGGTCATTCCATCAAAATAATATTCTAATGGTTTTAAATGCAACTAAACAAACgaataaaatgaaaattgttttattttcattccattccatttcattacctccaaccaaacaccacctaAGTTCCttacataaaaatttaaatcccTTCAAATAGAGAggaattataaaaaattatttttagtatgcaaatttatttttatttattttgtaagaaGGTTCAGAGTTATTCAAGATTGCTATAGATACGATAATGGTGTTGGATTTGTCTCTCTAATGCACGTGTggttttcctttattttttcaaGATTGATAGTTCGAGTTGATTTGTGTATTCTCTAAGAGATTCTTTATTTGTATTGAATAAATTAAAGTCGATGCTAGAAAATATTACTAATTTACTTATAAATTTTCTTGAACCAACCTTAATTCATGTTTGTAATCATGAATTAGTAGTAAATACACTCAAAGTAAATGATGAACTAATTTGGATGGAGTTTTCATATTTATTactcatattatttttaatgaattatataataaaataaagagaaatgttaaaaaataCTATTGGTATTTAGTACTTTTTTAAGTGTAATACTACTATTGTTGTAATTATTTATCGGGTCTCATAtacttaagaaaataacttttaaagatgtaattaagtatcgggtgtGGTGCCAATAGCATTAatactctaaaataaaatatttctataCCCCTTAAATTTTTTACACCTACTACTAAAACCATATTAAAAAGAGTAGTTATCTTCCCATTTCTCATTCTATCTAAACTATCTAAACCATATTAAAATACAACAAGTAAcacaaaataagtaaataaaaacaacaatgcTTGATTATTAGGAACAAAATACGGAAAACGTTAACTTTGAAAAATTAACTAAACTACTAATACTCTTGGGAGACGCCCACCTAGCTACATTACAGATAACACTTTTTGAAATAGAAGATAAATCAACTAAACCTCTAATAGCAAATGTCTACCTAACTTTATTATGGACTGTAAAATTACAAGTtcttaagataaaaaaaaaattacaacttaaCAAATAGTTTGAGAACAATTTACATTGAtgcatataattattaatacccCAAGTGGAGAAAGCTCCTTTTAGTGTCTTGATAACCGTTTTTGAGTCACTCTCTATTACCACAAAAATTACCACAAAAAGATACTTCAACAAAACTACCGTCTCCAAAACCAATAGACAAGCCGCAACTTCACCAATCAAGAATATGTGAAGTTGAGCATGTTCGATGCTATCCACAAAACGTTAACAATTCAACCAAATTTATGATTTAATCAATTAATATAAAACTTCGATTTTTGTTCAACTTTAGTGAAATTGAATTGGGTGTTGTTTAAGCAAAGTATAGgttatccattttttttttctttctttctgtattttcactttttttaaggaaaattcTGAATTTTAACATTTGTAACAGAGACAAGAGACTTTTTACATTTACAACATCAAATTTATCGGATTTATTACCATTTTTTTCCTTCTTACAAATTTAGTAAGGGAAAAAAAAACGATTCTTTTGGttggaaaaaaataaaagaagaaagggaaactaGGAAAGTGAATCATAAAGAAATAAAGCATTGAATTGATCGATGAATCTGTAAATACAAATGTAGAATAGCAAAGGGGAAGGAAGGAAGGAGGGAAGAATGTCTGAATGAGATGGTTTAAAGCCTTacgtacatatataatatactgTATGTATGTATACGTGTTTGTGAAAAAGTCTTCATTGGATAGGAATTTGGATTTGGATTTGGATCTTTGAAACCATCGAACAAGGCCTTCGCTACCCCCATGGCGTCACCAGGTCAGTTTCCTCTTCTTTGATCTGTTTTTGTAATCTTCATATCTGAATTCTTGTCTTATTAAGGGATTAAACCCAAATTAGGTctataaagaaataaaaaatctttCTTTTTATTGGGATTTCATTTTTTCGTTGGGAAAGATTTATTCTTGAGTAATTTTTGAGAAGTACAAAAGGTTCGAAACGAAATTTCGTGGAAAGTTACGAAATTGTTGTATTCTACCTCACTATTCTTCTCTAAAAGATCCAAATTTATCGACAGTTGATTGTAATTTATGATTTGGCATGTTTTGTTACAGCCAGGGACActtctgttgttgttgttacaCTCGATACTGGTGAAGTGTATATTATCGCGAGCTTGTCTTCTACGGTCGATACTCAGGTCATATATGTTGATCCAACAACGGGTGCACTTCGTTACAATGCAAAGCTCGGTTTTGATGTTTTCAAATCTGAGAATGAAGCATTGAATTTCATTACTAATGGATCACGATGGCTGTGCAAGAGTACAGTTTATGCCAGGGCAATTTTGGGTTATGCTGCTCTTGGAAGCTCTGCTTTGCTTCTTATTGCCACTAAGTTAACCGCCACCATTCCCAATCTTCCTGGTGGGGGTTGTGTGTATACTGTCACTGAGTGTCAATGGATTAAGATTCCACTTCAAAACCCTCAACAACAAGGGAAAGGTGAATTGAAGAATGTTCAAGAATTGGCTGATCTTGACATTGATGGAAAACACTACTTTTGTGATACAAGGGATATTACCCGCCCCTTTCCGAGTCGTATGTCCTTCAATGAGCCTGATGATGAATTTGTTTGGAATGGTTGGTTTTCATTGCCTTTCAAAAACATTGGACTGCCATGCCATTGCGCCATTCTTCTGCAGGTTTTACTTCATTCTTCACAACTCCCATTGATGTGGTCAACTAACTACTTTGTCCTTTGATGTTTAGCAATTTGACATACATCTATAAATAGCCTTCCAGAATTTTGATTTTGCTCCGTTTATATGTTTGCCAAAGAAAAGCCAATACTTTAGCAAATCTATGCCCTTCTCTATAAGAGTAGAGGGGAGAAGATTTGTGGAACCCATATTTCTTTTTCCAAGTGTCATTTCAATTCTGCTTTCTTTGAATGAACATACTtcaatatatttaatcaatcttttgctACTTCCCCTCCATTATTTGGCCCCATTATTTTTCATTTGCTGTCTATTTATACCACGTTTAAAGTAGCATCTTGTTTATCATAGTTATTAGGTTCATACCACACTTATAGTTTATTAATATGTAGGGGTTTGCAGAATGTCGAAGTTTTGGAAGCTCAGGGCAACAAGAAGGAATTGTTGCTCTTATTGCTCGTCGTAGCAGGTTGCATCCTGGTACTCGGTATTTGGCAAGGGGGTTAAATTCATGTTCTAGCACAGGTAACTTAAGATGGCCTATTCTTAACCGGTCAGAATATAAGTTAGCTGTTGTTAACGTTTTAGTAGGATCCATTCTGTGATATGTGCCTCAATTATCGTTCTACAGTTGCCTATCATCTTCACACGCATAAGATGGTAGCACATCACTAAAAGTAAAGTTATGGCTGGCTTGTGGTAGATGGCATGACATAACATTATATAGTATTTAGGCCAACACTTATTTTAACGTGTGCAATTTATTGTCTGACTTGCTTATTAACTGTTCTTATTACAAAGGATCTACCAAAACTTATTTATAATGTGGGTCCTAACAGGAAATGAAGTTGAGTGTGAGCAGCTTGTATGGGTTCCAAAGAAGGGTGGTCAGAGTGTTCCGTTTAATACATATGTCTGGAGACGAGGTACAATTCCAATGTGGTGGGGTGCAGAGTTAAAGATTACTGCTGCAGAAGCAGAAATATATGTTTCCAATCGTGATCCATACAAAGGAAGTGCACAGTATTATCAGCGGTTAAGTAAGAGATACGATGCTCGGAATTTTGATGTAGATGTTGGTTTGAGTCAGAATAGAAAAGCTATAGTTCCAATTGTATGCATTAACCTCTTAAGAAGCGGCGAAGGAAAATCAGAGGCTATTTTAGTTCAACATTTTGAGGAATCTTTGAATTATATTAGATCAACAGGAAATCTTCCTCAGACTCGAATTCATCTAATTAATTATGATTGGCACGCCAGTACAAAGTTAAAAGGTGAGCAGCAAACAATTGAGGGGTTATGGAGACTTCTAAAAGGCCCCACTGTATCTATAGGCATATCTGAAGGAGATTATTTGCCTTCGAGGCAACGAATTAAGGATTGCAAAGGTGAAATCATCTATAGTGATAACTTAGAAGGCGCCTACTGCTTAAGATCACGCCAAAATGGAGTGACACGTTTCAACTGTGCTGATTCTTTAGACAGGACAAATGCAGCTAGTTATTTTGGCGCCCTCCAAGCATTTATGGAGCAGTGTAGGCGGCTGGGAATATCACTTGACAGTAATATGGCCTTTGGTTATCAGACAGTAAATAATTATGGAGGGTACAATGCTCCTTTGCCACCAGGATGGGAAAAAAGATCTGATGCAGTAACAGGGAAAGTGTATTTTATTGACCACAATACTAGGACCACGACATGGACGCACCCGTGTCCTGATAAACCTTGGAAAAGATTTGACATGACATTTGAGGAGTTCAAGAGGTCAACAATTTTATCACCAGTATCCCAGCTTGCTGATCTTTTTCTTCTTGCTGGTGATATTCATGCCACACTTTATACTGGTTCGAAAGCCATGCATAGCCAAATCCTTAGCATTTTCAGCGAGGATGCTGGTAAGTTTAAACAATTTTCCGCAGCTCAGAATATGAAAATCACCCTGCAGAGAAGATATAAAAATGCAATTGTCGACAGCTCTCGTCAAAAACAACTGGAGATGTTTCTTGGCATGCGACTTTTTAAGCATCTTCCCTCCATTTCTTTGAATCCTCTTAATGTACGTTTGTGATAATGCTGTTTTGATTTTCATCTTCAATCTCagttaattttaatttctaaaatactatattttcatTTGTTTCAACTTGTCCAGCAGTGATTGGCTGAACATGAACTACAATATTACTGTTTTTGTCATATATTGGCATATTTAGTTTCTGCtagttatatataaaatttcaacGAAACGAATAAATAGTTAGTTTATTTGTatatttcttttgaaaattaaatttcccCATCTGGTGATCGCAGGTAGCATCTCGGCCATCTGGTTTCCTTCCTAAGCCAGTTGCCAATATGTTTCCAAATTCTGATGGTGGATCAGGTCTTCTGAGTTTCAAGAAGAAAGACCTAACATGGGTACTTAACCTTATTATATCTTTTTTTACAACAAGGCTCACTATTTTCTACTAAGATAAGTCTTTGGTGGGTGACTTCCTTTCTTAACTATTCAACTGAAGTACTCTCTTTAATATTTCTTTTGGgaattatgtattttttcttcacAGGTTTGTCAGCAGGCTGCAGATGTGGTTGAAATTTTTATCTATCTCGGTGAGCCTTGCCATGTTTGCCAGCTTCTTCTCACAATATCCCACGGTGCAGATGATTCAACTTATCCATCTACAATTGACGTAAGGACAGGACGGCATTTAGATGGTCTTAAACTGGTTTTGGAGGTCAGTGGTGCCAATTCATTACAATGTTCTTCTTTAAATTGTGCTCTGTGAGTATGTGCTTTGTAACTTCACTATGAGTTTAGTATGTTTCATGTCTGCATATGTGTGTATAATTAATTGCTGGACGAGTCATATACATTCTAATTTTACTTTGTTCTTTTCAACATTTCATACTAAAATTAAAGCATGCTGCTTTTTTTCCGTGACAAAATTGTCTCTTACTTTCTTGCTTGTAActgaaattttcaacttaagATAATTCTACTAAATAGCTTCAAGTCTTTTTGTGCCCAATAGATGATGGTAACTGTGATGCTTTATTCCTGGGTAAAGGGTTTCAAGCTGAACTATGTCTTGTTGTACTGTACCAACAGGCACGTAAAGTTGTTTATAATTTGCTCGTGGTCTCTTATCACTACAGCACTATGTTTGCAGGGTGCTTCAATACCTCAATGTGTAAACGGGACAAACCTGTTGATACCTGTAGCAGGGCCAATCAATCCAGAGGATATGGCTGTCACTGGAGGAGGCACACGTCTTCAGGATCAAGATACATCGGCCCTTCCATTATTATATGATTTTGAGGAAGTAGAAGGTGAATTGGACTTCCTCACCCGAGTAGTCGCAGTAACATTTTATCCTACTGATTCTGGAAAAAGCCCTACGACTCTGGGTGAGGTAGAATGCTAAAATGCAACTTTTGGACTCATTTTATCTAGTATTTGAGAAATGGGGATTtgttcctcttttttttttttgtttgtgaaTCCTCAATTGCATGGCTGTTACAAAAATTGATTACCCGATCATTCTTCTCTTTTACTTGAAAGTTCACGTGTTTGAATGCAGGATAGTGTGCAGTCAAGTATATTTGTTTCATTAGGAGAAGGATTTCCTAGGACCGAAACATGATAATAGTTCTTGTTCAAATTTTGTTACAGATAGAAGTCCTTGGAGTTTCTCTCCCTTGGAGGGGCATATTAACAAATGAAGGACCTGGGGCAAAGTTAGTTGAGATTTCCAAAAACTTTCAAGAGGAAACAAATCCATTTCTGGCCGCCAGTTCAGAAACTAATCCATTTTCTGGTGCTTCATCCCATGAAACTGTGTCAACCTCAGTGCAACCAAGTGCTTCTAGTAACGATTGGGTTGACCTTTTAACTGGAGGAGAGAGTTTCTCGGATCATGTTGCTCAACCAGTGACAGTCAACACTACTTTGGACCAAGGAAGCAACTTTCTTGATTTCTTGGATCAACCTGCAGTTGAATATCATGGTGTAGCTGAAATTGATAAAAAAGTCTTGCCTTCACAAGATAGTAAAACTTCTGGTAGCAGTTCAGAGCAGTATATAAGTTGTCTGAAATCCCTTGCTGGCCTACAGTTGGTATGTGACTATCTGATGTGTTTACCTAGATTGTTTCATTTATGAACTCATCTATTGGTTCTTATAGGATGCTGTCAGGTTGACTTACTCTGTTTTATTTCATAATTCAAGTTACTGTCTACTTTTTGTAATATATCAACTATCCTTTCTTAATCTTTTATGGAAAAGCAATAGAAATAATGTTTGGTCTTAAAAATGTCAAATTTTGCAGGAAAAAAAGCTAGACTTTGTAGAAGCAATGAAGCTTGAAATTGAACGCCTCCGCTTAAATCTTTCTGCTGCTGAAAGGGATAGAGCTTTATTACCGATTGGAATGGATCCTGCTAGGATCAATCCAAACCTTTTACTTGATGAACGCTACATGGGAAGATTGTGCAAAGTTGCAAATTCCCTTGCACTTCTCGGGCAGACCTCCGTTGAAGACAAAATTATAGCTTCTATTGGTCTTGAGACGATGGATGATGATGTAATAGATTTCTGGAATATTAGTAAAATTGGAGAGAGCTGCTCTGGTGGTATGTGTGAGGTTCATGCTGAAACTGATGCTTCTACACGCGCACCTAGCAATGTTTCAGCTGCAGGAGTCTCCCAGTCTGTCTTGTTTTGCTCCCAATGCGAAAGAAAGACATGTAAGTTTTGCTGCGCTGGGAGAGGGGCCCTTCTGCTTTCAAGCTATAAATCAAGAGAAGCCACGAATTACAATGGTATGACAAACCAAGGTGGATCAAGCCATGGCAGCCAAGTGGACGTATCTACAAATCGTTCTGTAGTGCTAGATAGTGTTATATGTAAACGTTGCTGCCATGAAGTTGTATTGGATGCCTTGATCTTGGACTATGTTAGAGTCTTAATTAGTTTGCATAGGAATTCCCGTGCGGATACTGCTGCATGTAAAGCATTGAATCAGGTGATGGGATCTTCCTTATTGGATTATGATTCTCAGAGGAGTAAATCTTCTGATAGTCATAGATCCGTTAAAGTATTAAGACAGTTACTTAGTGGAGAGGAATCCCTTGCTGAATTTCCATTCGCCAGCTTTTTGCACTCGGTATTTTATCTCTTTATATTCTCATCTAGTTTCAGTTTTTTTACATTTCATGCTAcactttttctaaaattaacctATTTATAATGTTATTCTAGGTTGAAACTGCAACAGATTCAGCACCATGCTTGTCTCTGCTTGCTcctcttgattctgggtctcgGCGTTCATATTGGAAAGCCCCTTCCACTACCACATCTGTTGAATTCATTATTGTTCTTGGTACTCTTTCTGATGTCAGTGGGGTTATTTTGGCTGTTAGTCCTTGTGGCTATTCTGAGGCGGATGCACCTACGGTATGTGGACTTCTCTCTGCTTACATTTTTTATTCTTCTTCACTGGATTTAGGTATGTAGGTGAGTCAACTGGTTTTCCTTCTATATAACTCTATTATTTATGAACTTGTAAGTAATATACAAGTGCTACATTGTTTTTCTTAGTTGTAGTTTAATCTTAAGTTGAGTTTTATATGGCAAGGAAAATTTCACTATCAGTCATTTCTGTCTTAGTCGTTCTCCTTTAGACAATGTATTATGGTTGTTTGTTCTGTCTTTGACTCATTCCCATGTATTTATATTATGCAGGTGCAAATCTGGGCCAgcaataaaatagatatggAGGAAAGGTCATGCACGGGAAAATGGGACGTGCAATCCCTGATTAAGTCCTCGTCAGAATATTACGGGCAAGAAAATTTAGACGACAAAGATAAAGTACCGAGACATGTGAAGTTTGCATTTAGGAAACCAGTTAGATGCCGGATCATTTGGATATCACTACGTCTTCCACGACCTGGCTCAAGTTCTTTTAACTACGAAAACTTAAATCTTCTGTCTCTTGACGAAAACCCATTTGCTGCACAAGTAAGCAGACGTGCTTCATTTGGAGGGTCACTTTCCAGTGAGCCTTGCCTTCATGCCAAAAGGATACTTGTCGTGGGAAGCTCAGTGAAAAAAGATGTGGCACTTGCTTCATCTCAAAGCTCTGATCAGTTGAATATGAAAGGGTGGTTGGATAGAGCTCCACAATTAAACAGATTCAAGGTAATCTTATCGACTGTGTATCTTTTGATTCATGTTCTCTCTCCTTTCTTTTTGGTCACCTCATTGATaatgctactttattttcaggtTCCCATTGAATCTGAAAGGCTAATGAGTAACGATCTCATTTTGGAACAATTTTTGTCGCCTGCTTCACCTTTGCTTGCTGGATTCCGCTTAGATGCTTTCAGCGCAATTAAGCCTCGGGTAACTCATTCACCATCTTCAAAGGCGCATATCTGGGATACGTCGCCAACATTGTTAGAAGACAGATACATCACTCCAGCTGTTTTGTATATCCAAGTGTCTGTTCTTCAGGTACTTAAAGAACTGCATCTGCCTTATTTAGCTgtgattttctttctttctttctcttcttaatcttaactTCTGCTAAGCTCTCATTCATTCCGAAAACTTAACAGGAGCCTCATAGCATGGTAACGATTGGGGAGTATCGGTTGCCAGAGACAAAGGCGGGTACCATAATGTATTTTGACTTTCCTAGACAGATACAAAGCCGGAGAATTACATTTAAACTTGTTGGAGACATTACAGCATTTGCAGATGACCCAACAGAGCAAGATGATTCGGGTTTCGGGTCTCCAATAGCCACAGGGTTGTCTTTGGCCAACAGAATTAAGTTGTACTACTATGCTGATCCATATGAACTTGGAAAATGGGCAAGTCTCTCGGCGGTTTGATTGGTTTTGACAGCATTATTATGTCTTACCAgagtattatttatattatgtaTCTTTTGCATTCATTGATGTAATTTTAgcaggtggtggtggtggtggtattggagagttttttcttctttttttggtttcatttttgGTTGGGCAATATGAAATTGGTGAGACAAGGTAGATGTTCCacagaaatatattttttatgtattatttttgttttatttgatATATGTATGTACCATTGCATTAAGAAAAGTTGGCATGACACAATTATTAACATAAGCAACTTACAGTGAAATCATTAACAGAAATCAAGCAACAGCTACTTATCCATTCTctttatgttatatattatgAGCATTGCTTTAAGGTACTATAGGGCTTACATACTGTTCTTGGTACTATTAAGTAGCAATCATACACtaaattttgattaaattaatttaaatttaaaaatcctaacaacatttttcaaacaataaactTGCCTGCCTGGCCAAGTATCATATAAACAAATGAGCATTATAGTCACTGAAAggcaaatttgattttctatacttagaaaatcaaaattttttttccctaaaccaaaaatttaaaacctaaaaaaattattccttttttttcaaaaccccaaaaatacccccctcacaatattctctctctctgcatcatctctctctccctctatctcaccctaaccgcccaccctcacccgaaccaccctcacccacccacgtcaaccccaacgccgatcaccaccctcacccccgtcgaccacgaccccaacccctccgaccccaaccccaacccgaaagagcaaccCCAGTCCGACCCCAACCCGTCCGACCgtctctgaaactttttttttttcctgcgatttgagagagggaagaagacagaggtccgatggtcggaccttggggtccgatgggtccgaccaatcggacccatcggaccccaaggtccgaccgtcttttaaattttttttttctgcgatttgagagagagaggaagaaagaggtccgatggtcggaccttggggtccgaccaatcgaacccatcggaccccaaggttaaaattttttttttcctgcgatttgagagagagaggggaagagagagatctgatggtcggaccttggggtccgatgggtccgattggtcggaccccatggtccgaccatcggacctggggtgtgggattcttgggaccggccgagatagagagagaaagagagatgttgtgagagtttgggggtatttttggggttttgaaaaaaaaaaggtatagtttttttagggtttaaattattggtttagaaatcaaattttttgattttctaagtatagaaaatcaaatttccccacTGAAATCCTACTGTCGAAGTGCTGTAAAAACATGTGAAATGCATACATAaacaaaagggaaatttgaaattccatgcTTTAAATACCCTATAATTTTTCCCCTAAATGTATAATCATTAaaattggtcatatatgaccactttaatgattttcctaaactacccctcacatttcaaaccatctctctctcttcctctctctcagcCAAACTAAGAACCCATCCCAAACCCACTCTCAGCCGACGCCACCCATCCCAAACCCACTCTCACCGACGACCGTCCACGGTGTACCCAGCTCCGGCGTCGACGTCAACTCCGAACCACCCAAACGCTGCACCCCATCTCAGCCCCTTTCTCTCCTGAAattgaaaacgaaaaaaaaaaccaccaggtccgatggtcggaccattgagtccgatggggtccgaccaatcggac is a window from the Cannabis sativa cultivar Pink pepper isolate KNU-18-1 chromosome 1, ASM2916894v1, whole genome shotgun sequence genome containing:
- the LOC115708049 gene encoding probable phosphoinositide phosphatase SAC9 isoform X1; protein product: MASPARDTSVVVVTLDTGEVYIIASLSSTVDTQVIYVDPTTGALRYNAKLGFDVFKSENEALNFITNGSRWLCKSTVYARAILGYAALGSSALLLIATKLTATIPNLPGGGCVYTVTECQWIKIPLQNPQQQGKGELKNVQELADLDIDGKHYFCDTRDITRPFPSRMSFNEPDDEFVWNGWFSLPFKNIGLPCHCAILLQGFAECRSFGSSGQQEGIVALIARRSRLHPGTRYLARGLNSCSSTGNEVECEQLVWVPKKGGQSVPFNTYVWRRGTIPMWWGAELKITAAEAEIYVSNRDPYKGSAQYYQRLSKRYDARNFDVDVGLSQNRKAIVPIVCINLLRSGEGKSEAILVQHFEESLNYIRSTGNLPQTRIHLINYDWHASTKLKGEQQTIEGLWRLLKGPTVSIGISEGDYLPSRQRIKDCKGEIIYSDNLEGAYCLRSRQNGVTRFNCADSLDRTNAASYFGALQAFMEQCRRLGISLDSNMAFGYQTVNNYGGYNAPLPPGWEKRSDAVTGKVYFIDHNTRTTTWTHPCPDKPWKRFDMTFEEFKRSTILSPVSQLADLFLLAGDIHATLYTGSKAMHSQILSIFSEDAGKFKQFSAAQNMKITLQRRYKNAIVDSSRQKQLEMFLGMRLFKHLPSISLNPLNVASRPSGFLPKPVANMFPNSDGGSGLLSFKKKDLTWVCQQAADVVEIFIYLGEPCHVCQLLLTISHGADDSTYPSTIDVRTGRHLDGLKLVLEGASIPQCVNGTNLLIPVAGPINPEDMAVTGGGTRLQDQDTSALPLLYDFEEVEGELDFLTRVVAVTFYPTDSGKSPTTLGEIEVLGVSLPWRGILTNEGPGAKLVEISKNFQEETNPFLAASSETNPFSGASSHETVSTSVQPSASSNDWVDLLTGGESFSDHVAQPVTVNTTLDQGSNFLDFLDQPAVEYHGVAEIDKKVLPSQDSKTSGSSSEQYISCLKSLAGLQLEKKLDFVEAMKLEIERLRLNLSAAERDRALLPIGMDPARINPNLLLDERYMGRLCKVANSLALLGQTSVEDKIIASIGLETMDDDVIDFWNISKIGESCSGGMCEVHAETDASTRAPSNVSAAGVSQSVLFCSQCERKTCKFCCAGRGALLLSSYKSREATNYNGMTNQGGSSHGSQVDVSTNRSVVLDSVICKRCCHEVVLDALILDYVRVLISLHRNSRADTAACKALNQVMGSSLLDYDSQRSKSSDSHRSVKVLRQLLSGEESLAEFPFASFLHSVETATDSAPCLSLLAPLDSGSRRSYWKAPSTTTSVEFIIVLGTLSDVSGVILAVSPCGYSEADAPTVQIWASNKIDMEERSCTGKWDVQSLIKSSSEYYGQENLDDKDKVPRHVKFAFRKPVRCRIIWISLRLPRPGSSSFNYENLNLLSLDENPFAAQVSRRASFGGSLSSEPCLHAKRILVVGSSVKKDVALASSQSSDQLNMKGWLDRAPQLNRFKVPIESERLMSNDLILEQFLSPASPLLAGFRLDAFSAIKPRVTHSPSSKAHIWDTSPTLLEDRYITPAVLYIQVSVLQEPHSMVTIGEYRLPETKAGTIMYFDFPRQIQSRRITFKLVGDITAFADDPTEQDDSGFGSPIATGLSLANRIKLYYYADPYELGKWASLSAV